The window TATTGCAAAAGTTTGGCTAGAGCCAGGCATCCGCGCTTCTCAGGGACGACTTCAAAAAGTTGAGGCGGAGTTTATGCGCCAAACTCGCCTAACTGGCATGAAGACAATTCAATGGAACGGAAAAGTGGAAGGCTGAGTTGAGTGTATAAGGATCAACACTGTTTGCGGCTAACGCTTAAACAGTTGGTTTCGCAAAATCTGCAAAAGCCTCAACCACCCGCTCATAAACATCGCGCTTAAACGGCACAACAAGGTCTGGCGCTTCAGTTAAATCACCCCAGCGCCATTCCGAAAATTCCGCCGGATGCGCGCCGCCACCAGGTGCTGTGACATTGATCTCGCTCTCATCGCCTTCAAACAAAAACGCAAACCAGCGTTGTGTTTGACCACGATATTTTCCCTTAAGGCCAACGCCCAGCATTTCCGGTTGCAGATCATAATTCAACCAGTCTGGCACTTCACCAAGGAATGAAAAGGACGACACACTCGTCTCTTCATAAAGTTCACGTTCAGCCGCAACACGCGGGTCTTCGCCTTTATCAATGCCACCCTGCGGCCATTGCCACAAATAGTCCGGTTCACGATGTTCTGGCACATGGTTCCATTGCCGCTTACCGAGCCATACCTGACCCTGCTTATTAAACAAAACCACCCCCACACACGGGCGATAGGGCAGGTCATCATGAGTGAGTTGCTTAGACAT of the Hyphomicrobiales bacterium genome contains:
- a CDS encoding RNA pyrophosphohydrolase; this encodes MSKQLTHDDLPYRPCVGVVLFNKQGQVWLGKRQWNHVPEHREPDYLWQWPQGGIDKGEDPRVAAERELYEETSVSSFSFLGEVPDWLNYDLQPEMLGVGLKGKYRGQTQRWFAFLFEGDESEINVTAPGGGAHPAEFSEWRWGDLTEAPDLVVPFKRDVYERVVEAFADFAKPTV